The genomic interval CGGTTGTTCTTTACTTCTTAAAATGACTGCTCTGAACTACTTCACTAcgactctttatttttttctggcactGGACTCCTTTTGTCTCTTTTACAATCTTAAATACTATAAGATAGAGCTGGTTCACTAATTTAGAGACAAAAGGTAAACATTCGATAAGCTGTAAGAATTTTCAGACTTGTCAGTTACTTTTATGTGCCATCTTCTTTGTGGCCCGAAAGAAATATATTCGCAGTCACTGTTGCTCTGAATATTAATCTCCGTAAGcacataattattttaagttctgtaattattttatttatgacatAGATACATTTGGCACTTATTAATGATAAAACTTATGGCATCCATAATGCTAAAAAAATCTTCTAGtcagttgaaaaatatttatatatactaaattttaaatgttgagaATACTtggaaaatgaccagattctgaCTGTTTGTCATTGGTTataaaatgtttgtaaaataaaTCTGTTGCAGAATTGATTACAGAATGTACTTTAATATTCTACAGTTTGTACAATCCTAAACTTGTCTTttatgaattgtttttatttacccTTCCTTCTTTGTTAAAGAATAATATGCTTGCTTATTCTGAACAGAAGAACATTAATGGAACAGATAATGGAGCATACACTGATGCATTCTTAGATGTATTAAATGGTAGAGCATCCTATTTTTTGTCTGTAATGACAAAATAATATCCTTTTTCTGCCCAGCAGAGTCAAAACATATAGGCCATTCTTCAATTTTTCCTGTCTTAGTATGGGAATGGTTACACTCTAATGAGTTTCATAATTGACCCATTCCCATTATAGGTTTACTCTTTAAaacatagttgttgtttttttaagtaaatagcaTGGCTAGATTCATATATAACATACATTTACAAACTCTGCtacctttgtccatttttaaaactcAGGTGTTGTGtgggtttctgtgtgtgtgttttccaaaaGCAGAGGCATACACTTAAGTTTTGTTGTGGAACTAACTGTTTTCAGACATTTATTGTTTACTCTGAAAACTCTCCAAAATCCTGCAAGAATACAAAGCagcaaaataatgaaaacacttttctttaatGTTCCATTAAATAATAATGAGCTATAATATAATGAGTTTTTAACTCTTAGAGAGTCCGTCTCTTTTCAGATGCAAGTTCCTTTCTGTTGACTTGGaagatggatttattttttactctggGTTAACAGCTACGGTGGATATAATGCCCAAGAGCCTTTGTTGACTTCATACTGTTTTGAataaattctgtctctttcttacctAAAATGATTATTCAATATATAACCACTTTACAGAGTTGTTTTAAACCTGCCTCATATAAAAATTCCTTCCAACACTGTATGAAGAATTGTTTCACATCATAATTTCTTCTCTCTATTTACTGTTTACATTTGTCCCTGGACTCTTCATCCCCTACTTGGGCAACTTTCTCAATAGACAACTTTTCTGTATTTGACTGTACGCATTTGCTGCCGATTGAGGACTTACATGTTTTCCCGTGCGATGCCACTGCATATGCATCCTGCTTGCAGTTGATGAGGCAGCCACAGGGCAAGTGGCTCCAGCGTTTGGACAAGACGAACACTGGGGTTACAGTGGTGGCCAATAAGGTTAGTAGAAAGCTGAGTGACTCAAAGGGAAGGCTCTGGAACCCCACCACGTGCTGGACCGCCATGTGGATCTGCAAAGGCAGAGAGCCTCAGATACATCCCAGCATTGCATTTTTTACTTTCCCAGGACTTTCCCCAAAACATGCTGCCCCAAACCCCTTCTCCTGGCTCCTTTACAGCCTGAGAGCCGGAAGCTCTGCTTCTGGGCTGGTGCCCCAGGCTTTAATGGATTACTGGGGTCTCTGATGCTCCAGACCGAAAACGACTTTGGGGGTTTACACTCCTGAATGCCTAGTCTGTGCCTGCTGCCAGTTCTAGTCTCCACCAGGGAAGCACAGTCCACAATGCAGGGATTCTTCTGGGAAAACAGGCAGGTGTCTGTGAAACCTGAACCTGGTCCTCAGATAGTCCTTTGTCACATCTCTGGACCTCCTTGCAGGTCAGTTTGTCAGAGCAGGGTGGCACCCTGCCACCTCTGATTTCATGAGGGATCTCAACTGGGATTCCTCATGGAGACTTGAACAAAAGCCTGTTTgcccccccctcttctctctctacatCAGATTGAGcctctcctcttttcctgctgGGATGCATGTTTCTTCTTTATCAGGCAGGAAtgaaatggagagaaatgaatAACAACAGAAGGCTAGGAAAAATACACCAGCAgcaacaacaatttttttttaactacctcCTTTTCTGAATACTCCCAGATATTGCTATGGGAAAAGAGAACACCGTTGGCCACGACAGATCAAGGAAAACTAAGCATCTAATGCTCCGAAACTCTCTCCACCACCTCcccaattttaatatttaaaggagAAACATTTGGTATCAAAGGCTTCTCTACGGATTAGCACTACCCTTCAATTGTCTTGCTACAAGTGCGGCTCTAAAACCGTGCCAGATACATTTGGAAGCAAACTTAAATCCACTGTATCTTGGCGACTCGCCAAACCAGGGACGCTGGTCTCAACTCGCACTCACACTGActggcgcgcgcgcgcgcgcacacacgcacacacatacacacacacacacacacacacacacacgtgagcaACTACACTTTTACCATCATGGGAAGCCAAAGGATGATTTTTGTCAGCGCTAGGATCAAAGAGAAGCGCTTCTGCGCTATGCTCAAGGTGAAGCTCCTGGTGCCATAGGGAGTCCCCGGGTCCTCACGCCTGCAGGCTCCCGCCCCAGCAGTGTCACTGCGCCCTGACGCGCGCTCGTACTCGGCCCTCGCGGGTGGACCCGGCCCAAACACGGTGTCCAAGTTCGGGGATCGTCCCACAGAGCAACGCAAGGCCGGGCCCAGAGCATCATCTGGAGACAGAGAAAGCACTCTCTCCCCAGTTGGAGGGGTCCTGGAAGTGGAAGTTCCGCGGGAAATTGTCTGGTAGTTGGCATAGAGTTTCAGTGTCTCCTCTGAACACAGCAGCTGGTGAAGGAGCGGGACTGAGAGGCAGGCGAGTAGTCCGAAGGCTGAAGTGTACACAGCGAAGAGGAGCAGCACGTAGGAGCTGGAGCAGTCCGCCGAACAGCTCCAAGTCGTGCGCACGAAGGTGCCCCAGCCATACAGTGGTAGTGCGGAGAGCAGCAGACTGGCTGCCCACACTGTCAGTGCCACACCGAGCACTTGGCTGGATCTTCTGGAGGCTGCCTGTCTCCCTAAAGTCCTGTGCATCGTGTAAAAGTTATATGAGACTAGGAGAGTCGCCTTCAAGTTGCTTGAGAGGCCCTGGCATAAATATAGTAAGGCAGACATGGTGCATAGAGAATGAAAGTAGTCGGGGACCTCGTTTGGCCACTGCAAAAACATGAAGATTGTCACTGACAGGATGCTTATGAGATCATCCGCAGACCAGGAAGCCACCAGCATGGACACAACAGTTCTGTTCTGCATTTTCAGCAGGGAAACTAGCGAATAGATGCTGCCTGCCAGCGCTGCAAGAGTCATTAAGCATGTCAGACAAAAAAGGTAGACCTTTTAAACCTGCCAGAGTTCCTGGCAGGTTTAAAAGGTCTGTCGAATTATGATTTTCTTTCTATAGGTTAGAGTCATTTGTTGATAAGTTACTGAAAAATACAGACATCATCCTTGCTCAgaatttaattttcctttcagTGAACCTGTAAATATTCTCAAAATAAAGTGTGACTGTTAGTTGCAAATcagatctctcttttttcttttcctatcaaGTTTCCCTCTACATGCTCCCCTGCCAGTCGAGCAGAAAATGCTCAGGCATTTTTCCTTTAGCTCTGACCCAACCCATATTTAAAAACTGGATTCCATTTAAAACATCAATAAGAAACTTTTtaacattccaattaaaaataatcaaaccaAAACCTCCTTCCTGAAACCATCAAGTTTCAGGGATGAAAGCAAAAGCTCCTCAAGCAGATTGAAAAGCAATGCTGTGTGGATCCTTTTGGTTCCTTCTTATGGAGCAAAGCAGTTTGTTGCTTGAGAAAATCAAACTCTATTTACTTTCTAAGAGCAGTAAAATGATGCATTTGTTTCCAGGGCTGAATTCAAAGGCAGAGATTTCCAGGTAGGCTTCAGCTTTGCCGAttcagagaggggtggagaggagagagagagggagagagagagagagaacgagagagagggagagagaatgagataggaaaagagaatgagagagggagagagaatgagagagagggagggagagagaattagaaaaagagagaatgagagagggagagagcatgaGAAAGTCACTGCACAGCTCCTCTTCTGAACCGCTGTATTTTTCAATCAGCCTGTGATCCTCTGagctgcaggaaggaaggagtCAGCTCCaagcaggagagaagcaggaacaaAAGGGAGGGGAGTTCAGTGTATGAGCAAAATGATATCCGTTTTCTCAGTTTGCCTCATTTGAAACAAGAAGCAGTGTCCTTGCTAAGCCTTCCCCTTTGGTTTTAACATATAATTCTAGCCCAAACACTTGCTCAGGTTTTATTTGAATGACAAATACCATCTTTGAAAAGTCCAAGCTATATTTTCTATCTAGCTGACTCTAATACACAATCCATCAGAGAAAAAATGTTAtcgacatttaaaaaaaaaaaaaaaaaaaagaatgtaccagctttgctttttaactatatattgtatttaatgaAATGTCATTATGGTCCTCATTACACTAAACTCAATTTTGCAGATTCTTTGGGTTGAGCCATACTAGCTTTAGGCATGTACATATTTTCTGTTACTGTCATCAAATTTAGCAAGCTTgcatttgaataaataatgtttaGAGTTGTTCAAGTTGGATGACATTATATAGGGTCTAAAAGGAGATTATCCCACAAAAACATGAGGATGTTGCCAGGACTGTTGCATAGAATAATTGCATCTCTGAACTAATTTAAATAATTGTCAGTTCTGCAAGATGAGTGGCTTAGCAAAGAAGTAACTGACAGCAGTAGTTCTGGCTAGCCATTTCCCAGGATGCATTGGGGTAGCTACCCTCAGCTCAGCCTCATGACCTGAGGGATGTCTGTCCCCAGGCTGGGGTCTGAATGGAAGCAAGGTTTAAGGAAAGGAGAAAGTTGATATGGTAATGCTCTAAATGAGTGAAAGTGGTAATAGAGCTCTGAgtataccttttattttagagataacTGAAGCTGCATTTTGGACTTGAATCTGTTCAAGTGGAAAGTGACTATTAGTTATTGCCAGCCATACCCTTCAATAAATCACAGTAGGTGCTTTGCTTACCTTGTCATGTTGTTTGATCTCCCCCTCACTCAGCGAATGGAAACACAACCACCCATGACAGCTAGCTCAGTGCTCTAGCAACAGACTTTTCAGTGCGGAGTGGATAAAGTTCTGGGAGAAAATTCACCTTGAAATACTGTTGCTTCAGAAAGTACAAAAtgatgcacatatcttattttttactATGTTTAAAGTTCTGTGGCATCTATTGTTTCTTCTCTCAGATTGTATTCTTTCCTGcctgaaacaaaaatattataatttaatatggTTTCTAATTTTGGATTTTTGGTTGGGTTGGAAAATAAGTATCACATTGTTAAAACAGAATGAATAGAAATTAATAATAGCTGTTGCAAAATCATGTGAGGCCTAGGGACATTCCtgctatcattatcatcattttggggttttctatTATGTATAAATTTGGAGTAGGAACACCCAACCACCATGTTTCCCTGGTTTCTAGGCGTaacaggagaggaaagggagttAGCACATTTCCAAAGGTTGGTGTTGGAATTGCAGCCAGTAGGGAGCTAGGGGAAATATCTGAATTTGACTCCAGGCTCTGCAGTTGCTGGCTATGTACTCTTGAGCAAAATTTCTTACACTGTCTCTGAATGTCTGTTTttacatctgtaaaataaggagatGTGATTGGAATATTTTAGGCCCATTcaagttttaaattaatataatatttatatagttcAGGCTAActttatcttaattttcttttctgcctaCTTGACAATAATCAATATTGTAATCAAATGAAAGGTGGAAGCCTGTAAGAGCCTATGCTTGAATTCTCCATGTTTTCCCTTTTCCTATATGGCATGGAGGCCCTTATCAATATGAAGATGGCATAATATTCAAGCAGCCTGAAATGATGGGTTCACTAAAGTATCATGGTTGTCCTGGAGGTCTGTGTGAACCTATAGTAGTAGCTTTGTATGAGTGAGAAGTAAAAATTGTGTAAGTCACTGAGTTTGGGGATTGATTGCTATCAGGTGGTAGCCTAGCTCATCCTATTATCCTTAGGTATATACTGTTGCTCACAGGTCAAAAGTGGTGGAGTCAGATTTTAAAATCATAGTCTGGCTTTGCATCCTTAATCTCAATGGACACACATTTTCTAATTGCCGCTTCTGATATCTCATACTTGGGAAAACTTCCAGTGGATGTTAATAatcaaaaagttttgtttttgctttccttTCTCAAAAAGCATATTTGGACTatctcatttttcaaatttttaatttattgacaacTGTTTaccaagttttatattttataatacacacactcacacaaacacatacatataaattTCTTCAAAGTCGTAAGCCATTCCCTTAGCCATAATCTCATTTTCTTTAGAGCATCTTtctgaattaataataataatgaaaagaataacGCTAAATGTCTTTTACATAATTTGTAGAAGACTGGGAAGAAAGATTTATAAGAAGCCCCTTTGTGACTTAAAACTTTTTACTCTATTCTTGTAAATAGGCCTCATTCTTCTCTCACTTATAAAGCTTCAATTATTGTCTTCAATTATTAGAAATTCTGTCTTCAAATTCCTTAATAATACAAATTCatatctattttaataaaaattataattatgccAGAACAGCTTAGGTGAAGACTTATTCATTATTGTCCCACTGCTGCTttggttattttaaaacatacaccAAATGTAGTATTACTGTCTATAAAACAACCCACAGAGAATTACATGGCAATATTTTCATTAGGTTTTTAATTTATGAAGTCCTTGATGTAATAATACCGTTTCAAAGCACTGTAGGCAATTCATTTCTCTAAAAGTCTACATACATTATACCTTAAAATACTCAGAGTAGGAAATGGCTTAAAAAATTCTAGTTGAATATGATAAAATAACATTCATAGTAATGTGGAGCTTTGGCAGGAAGAAAGTAAATACAGGAGCAAATGGAAACATTTAGTcttgttttatgaaaattaaaaaggttTCATAAagttaataatgaaaatataatatttctctGTGTCTGGAAATATAGTATTATGCAGCAAAACATTTTAGAGTTTAAGTCTTTGACTCAGTCATCAAAGCGGAAGTGAAAGATCTCATAAATTATCCAAcatttatacacatacatatataacgtagaaataaaatctatattttataatcatataatatataaatctttaatttatatgattatatatatatcagagtCACAAAAGTCACTGTGCATATTATAGCATTTCCCATTTAAggctaaaatgataaaatgtgcagcaaagaaaagaaagagaaaagggagtggggggggagacagaaagagagaacagaCTTGAGGTCTCTGGGCTGATACATTGTGGTGCGGTGGTGGTAGGCTCTGCGGTTTGAGGGAATATGGCCAGCTAGCAAGATCAGGAGTAAGAGACAAATTGATAGATAaagattctgtattttaaaattgttttgccCCAGAAGGAATTTGACATGAAAGCCATTAAGTCAGGCTTCAAAATGGGTTATATATAATGGCaagggaatgaaaaataaaacttaaacaaaactacaaaagaaaactGCTCTCACTGTGCAGAAGTAATGAAAACAGAATTTAGAAAATAGAATATAGAAAATGTATTTCCTTCTAAGCTCCATTTTGAAGGTTTGTATTTTAACAGTTTCTTAATGAGACTGTAGTGGGTAATCTACTTTATTGCTTTAGTCAAAGCACTAagttctgaatttatttatcaattcactgtttttcttcttttaaactcattaaattaaaaatatctatttatattttttaacttcttggaTTACATAATtattacttaacatttttaatgaCCCCCATTAGTTCTAAATTTTGTAATGAATTTAGTTTTTCTTAATGGTGTAATATTTGGCTCATTTTTATGTTAAGATCCTTGAGCACTTAAAAAGGAGATATATTCTCTGTTTTAAGATATAGCATTTGGTAGACTTGGATAACTGCTCTGGACTACCATATTAATAGATAAATTAAAGCATGTTAAAAATTATAAGACTTTATTTGAACAGAAATTGCTTCAAATTGGCAGCCCCAAACCAGGAGTGATTAAGTGAGCTTCACTGGCAAGAGCCAAGGGCACTACCTGCATACAGAAGATgcagaagcaaaggaaaaaaatgattggTTGTAGCTTAAATCCATGTTGGCGGTTTGTAGGCTGTCCTTAGGTTTCCATTTCTTAACCTGGAGGCATTTATAGGTTTAGATTTTGGTTTGCCTCTGTAGGCCACCACAACATTAGAGCTACCTCCTTCTAATGGCCTccacatttaattaatttaacaacaAAGATATAATTTTCCGCTTTTCATTCTATATCTTCAGTGCAAATTTTACTATATTGGATACCTTCAgtaaatataaagttttattctctatttttcattccttttgaGGGGAGGGTGATTTGTTTTGTAGAGGAGGGTTGAATAGAAATATCTTTTCAATACTTACCTGgtaggggagataccatgatcacaaaggtggttttcccagggcaaGGTTTACTCATTGTGCTCTGGTGTGCTGACCCCTGTGAtatccccaaatgtgggaaacccGAAttcataatttgtggtagtgggggactgcgtctttttattttctaaaaaaaaaaagaaaagaaaaaaaaagaaatatctttcaccactatttttaattgaagtccccttaataaatattttaaaatacaatttgaagataataatagaaataataataattaataataataagtccAAGTTAAATATATAGAACTCAAGAACTTATTTGCTTCAAGTTAAGGCAAAGAGACTATGTTGTATTCATAATTCTATAGTAAAAACTCTTTGAAATACTTTACAGGACTCCTCCAGTTCTCTCTTTATACTAGAATTATATTGTCTTGAAGATTATCAGATTCTTGAAATCTTCTCAGAGTATTGTTAGAataaagcctgaaatattttttatagaatttgGTGCTAATGGGATTTAGTCTATTAAAAAACTGgcatttgtattatatatatatatatatttataatattaatataaatattgtcAAGTTTTCTTAAATACAGCCATTGAATAGTATCAATTGATAAAGTTTGATAATATTAAGCATAAAATGAATTTCAGTATATATTGGTAATGgattttgcatttctataaataatgattataaaagaGCAAGGGAAAACCTGCATGATAACTTTCTCATTTCTCAAACCACCTGTGTCATCCAtagagtagatgctcaataaatactgtttttattGTGATGAAGTAAGCTGTCtttgtaaacaaaaataattgtaaacaaaaataaaatggtgaaaaTATAAAGATGAAGATTGGAGTTCAGCGCTCTCAGAGATGCCTGGTGGCGGTTACTGTTGCTGTCCGAAGGTAAGCAGAGAGCCTGTAACCTATGAGGCGTGGTCTCTAGCGGTAGTCCGGGCCAGCGTGTCCTGCTCGGTTTTCCACCCCATCTACCTGTCCGGCGGGGCGCAGTGCACACGTGTTTAGCCCCAGCCTGATAGGGGGGGAAAGTGGGTCTATGCTGATGGAGGTCTCTGGCAAAGCTCCATCGCGGGGGTTCCATCTGTGAGCGTGTACAGAGCCTTCGTTGTCGAGTATGGCTCCTGAGGTCAGTCTCCTGCCAAAGTGTGCGAACTGAGGAAGTCGTGCCTACTAGTCAGAGGTGGATGGAGATCAGGGAGCCTGTTGGAGCTGTGGAGAGAAGAACCATTTccctggagaaaaag from Saccopteryx leptura isolate mSacLep1 chromosome 2, mSacLep1_pri_phased_curated, whole genome shotgun sequence carries:
- the GPR149 gene encoding LOW QUALITY PROTEIN: probable G-protein coupled receptor 149 (The sequence of the model RefSeq protein was modified relative to this genomic sequence to represent the inferred CDS: inserted 1 base in 1 codon; deleted 1 base in 1 codon; substituted 1 base at 1 genomic stop codon), with amino-acid sequence MSVFFSNLSTNDSNLXKENHNSTDLLNLPGTLAGLKVYLFCLTCLMTLAALAGSIYSLVSLLKMQNRTVVSMLVASWSADDLISILSVTIFMFLQWPNEVPDYFHSLCTMSALLYLCQGLSSNLKATLLVSYNFYTMHRTLGRQAASRRSSQVLGVALTVWAASLLLSALPLYGWGTFVRTTWSCSADCSSSYVLLLFAVYTSAFGLLACLSVPLLHQLLCSEETLKLYANYQTISRGTSTSRTPPTGERVLSLSPDDALGPALRCSVGRSPNLDTVFGPGPPARAEYERASGRSDTAGAGACRREDPGTPYGTRSFTLSIAQKRFSLILALTKIILWLPMMIHMAVQHVVGFQSLPFESLSFLLTLLATTVTPVFVLSKRWSHLPCGCLINCKQDAYAVASHGKTSKRRGFEFNISFEHSYGIYKIAHEDYYDDENSTSYHYLMNYECKTMKDSQRDTHVFNTIKVEISTTPSLDSSTLKRINKCTNTDITEVKQDSHNEKGSDPLCFKKTEHGIHYEETIFLEGPEKRFSHEESQKPDLSDWEWCRSKSERTPHQHCSGALAIPLCAFQGMVFLQAPTGKMLSLSTYEVSAEGQKITPVFKKIEVYRSKSVGHEPNSEDSPSMFADTSVKXHLEVLEICDNEEALDTVSIISNISQSSTQVRSPSLRFSRKENRFVSCDLGETASYSLFLPTSNPDGDINISIPDTVEAHRQNSKRQHPEKDGYQEEIQLLNKAYREREEESKSSQ